The genomic DNA tggtgatactcatcgaaatcacaccaacattaaatgaaataacctagtgtcatggaccatcaattcattggaaagcatgaattcttactttcagtgaaacatacataaagtgctggtgtaacagagggtcaggcagcatttttggagaacgtgTGGAgatgacagcggtagagttgctgctttacagcgaatgcagcgccggagactcaggttcgatcctgactacgggtgctgcactgtaaggagtttgtacgttctccccgtgacctgcgtgggttttctccgagatcttcggtttcctcccacactccaaagacgtacaggtatgtaggttaattggctggttaaatgtaaaaattgtccctagtgtaggatagtgttaatgtgcggggatcactgggcggcacggacttggagggccgaaaaggcctgtttccggctgtatatatatgatatgatatgacgtttcggatagtgaccattattcagactcctttttcagcgacccgctttgtttttttactcgatcctcaagttatttgcttgtcatctcccatggtgcagtcaatGGCAGTGACGCAAGGTGTTTGTTTCTTGAGCGTCACTAATGATGATCAGCAGGTATGAGTTCTTGTCGCTGGAGACCTATCGCTCTGTATATCTCGGTGCGCACCAGAAGGCAGGGCCACAGAGCTGCGGCGATGACGGACTGACGGAGCTACAGGAGTTAATTGTGTCTCACAGCTATGGGATATCCATTGATCTATCGAATTCAAGTTATATATTTCCCTACCATAGCGACTGTCGCTGTTTTCGgtaatttgttttgtctttgattttcatgTACGTGCTCATGCTGTGAGACATTCCGTGAAGTACTCCGGCGCTGCCGAcgttaaacaaacattttatttctgtttcaatAATTAACTTGTTTAATTTCGTCAGATATCCATTTTCCTTCTGTAACTGCCGCAGTGTGTACGTCATGCCCGTTGTTTATCCTGGACTGCGCCACTCTCTCTACATCCTCGCCACCGCGCCACAGTCAGTACTGCCGATGTCGCACAGTTCCGGAGATGCAGGTTCAATCTCCACATGTGCAATGTTTCATCGGTCGTCCTCCGACTCCGCGCTATTCCTGGCTGCGCTCGTCTTTCCTCCCACGTGCAGTTGACCTGCCTATTAATGGTTCTCCCACTACAATACGGGCCTGAGTGTGGatggatgctgcaatctggagggcagttgatgagaatgtggacggAATTAAAAGCTGTGAACCTAATATACATTGGCGTTTGATGGGTTGCGTGCGCACCGTGACCCAAACGCTGCAGTCTCTGAGCATTTTCGGGTCATTTGGTCAACGCATCCAAGTTTGAAAACCTTCCAATCAGACAATGTTGCTCAGATACATTTGTGCAGGTCTTGTGTCAGTAAtatttcttctccccttcacagtgaacctgttggcgatagtgatactctgtcgaggtaaatgcggtctctccaaatgcatcacacgctacctggtggccatggcagcgtctgATCTCCTGGTCGGCATCACTGATCCGTTTCTACGTCTGACTATTCTATTTCACTTCCCTTATTCTTTTCTCAACATTACTCCCGTGTGCACGACTGTCATATTCCTGGTCTTTGCAACCACcgcggtctctgtctggctgacggtagccttcaccttcgatcggtttgtggccatttgttgtgagaagctgaaaatgaaatattgtaccgagagaacggcggctgcagttatcggggcagtgattgtgctgggctgtttggagaATATCCCCTGGTGTTTTACGTTGGAGACTGGCTACGAATTTGATAATCTTCCCTGGAAGTGCTACACTAAACCCACCTTCTATACATCGTCTGCATGGATCACATATGGTATCACACACCGCGTTCTCACCCCTTGTCTCCCGTTCTTTCTGATCCTTCTGCTCAATGTGCTGACGGTCAGGCGGATTGtagcggccagcagagtccgcaggggtctccggggccgcagcaacggagagaatgacaaggacccggagatggagaaccgcaggaaatccattgttttactctttagtATCACGGGCACTTTCATATTGCTGTGGGCAACACAAGCTGTCTTTTACATCTTTACGCGTATTGCGAAGATCGGATATGACGGCTCCCCCACCGGTTATTACTATATCACGAGAACCACGTCGGGGTTTttacagcttctcagtacctgcaccaacacgtgtatatacgtggcgacccagagtaaattcagacaggagctgatgaacgcGGTGAAATTCCCACTGAGGGTAATTCGTGCACTTGTTCACTCATAAAGACAtgctacacacacaaaca from Rhinoraja longicauda isolate Sanriku21f unplaced genomic scaffold, sRhiLon1.1 Scf002446, whole genome shotgun sequence includes the following:
- the LOC144591859 gene encoding putative G-protein coupled receptor 139, with protein sequence MLLRYICAGLVSVIFLLPFTVNLLAIVILCRGKCGLSKCITRYLVAMAASDLLVGITDPFLRLTILFHFPYSFLNITPVCTTVIFLVFATTAVSVWLTVAFTFDRFVAICCEKLKMKYCTERTAAAVIGAVIVLGCLENIPWCFTLETGYEFDNLPWKCYTKPTFYTSSAWITYGITHRVLTPCLPFFLILLLNVLTVRRIVAASRVRRGLRGRSNGENDKDPEMENRRKSIVLLFSITGTFILLWATQAVFYIFTRIAKIGYDGSPTGYYYITRTTSGFLQLLSTCTNTCIYVATQSKFRQELMNAVKFPLRVIRALVHS